In Epinephelus moara isolate mb chromosome 9, YSFRI_EMoa_1.0, whole genome shotgun sequence, a genomic segment contains:
- the cryba4 gene encoding beta-crystallin A4, giving the protein MTHHCTKFSGHWKIIVFDEECFQGRRHEFTSECCNVMEFGFETVRSLRVESGAWVGYEHASYQGQQFVLERGEYPQCDAFGGSNAYHIERMTSFRPIACANHRECRMTIYERENFLGRKGELSDDYPSLQAMGWCNNEVGSLRIQSGAFVCYQYPGYRGYQYIMECDRHCGEFKHFREFGSHCQTPQIQSIRRIQQ; this is encoded by the exons ATGACTCACCATTGCACCAAGTTCTCCGGCCACTGGAAG ATCATTGTCTTCGACGAGGAGTGCTTCCAGGGCCGCCGCCATGAGTTCACTTCTGAGTGCTGCAACGTGATGGAGTTCGGCTTCGAGACTGTGCGCTCCCTGAGGGTGGAGAGCGGAGC CTGGGTGGGTTATGAGCACGCTTCCTACCAGGGACAGCAGTTTGTCCTGGAGAGGGGAGAGTACCCCCAGTGTGATGCCTTCGGAGGCAGCAATGCCTATCACATTGAGAGGATGACCTCCTTCAGACCTATTGCCTGTGCT AACCACAGAGAGTGTCGTATGACTATCTATGAGCGTGAGAACTTCCTGGGCCGTAAGGGTGAGCTTAGTGACGATTATCCCTCCCTCCAGGCCATGGGCTGGTGCAACAATGAAGTTGGCTCTCTCAGGATCCAGTCTGGAGC ATTCGTGTGCTACCAGTACCCTGGTTATCGTGGATACCAGTATATCATGGAGTGTGATCGTCACTGTGGGGAGTTCAAACACTTCAGGGAGTTTGGCTCCCACTGCCAGACCCCTCAGATCCAGTCCATCCGCCGTATTCAGCAGTAA